From a single Anabas testudineus chromosome 5, fAnaTes1.2, whole genome shotgun sequence genomic region:
- the LOC113154303 gene encoding uncharacterized protein LOC113154303: protein MASENTDTNAGNDEETATSSEANEHDYAHTADSNFTPTDEPLCSGTPVADGGVTAEESLPTPADPAQSASVLPSVDLPVELPEPAVGAEVDCPEGNELEASSLPLQSDTDHPKPAASEFATTASPAMQRGRRRPKRPEDMNCACCKSEFERQGRSFNRRAVYTFTTPETVQWIFPDSVVNEKSFLCETCAQVIRSKCKRKATGKRSMWLKPPAAKQSEVRDKKKKGRRMGKKSKAALLVSKSCYKAAFKMLWSAKGARKPMMEFWSKQLKEEMKALSRRADSPFHQKVSNRKPLSSFPWQRCLNWAQDKAPLVTTCLRSLFP from the exons ATGGCGAGTGAAAACACCGACACCAACGCGGGGAACGATGAGGAAACAGCTACTTCATCCGAGGCGAACGAGCACGACTATGCCCACACAGCGGACAGTAACTTTACTCCCACAGATGAGCCCCTCTGCTCGGGTACACCGGTGGCAGACGGTGGAGTTACCGCGGAGGAAAGCCTCCCTACACCGGCTGATCCTGCGCAGAGCGCATCGGTATTACCCTCTGTGGATTTACCTGTAGAGCTTCCTGAACCTGCAGTGGGTGCGGAGGTGGACTGTCCTGAAGGAAATGAATTGGAGGCGTCTTCGCTGCCGCTACAATCCGACACCGACCATCCAAAGCCCGCTGCCTCCGAATTTGCCACTACTGCATCCCCCGCCATGCAGCGTGGCCGCCGACGTCCCAAGCGGCCGGAGGACATGAACTGCGCCTGCTGCAAGTCTGAGTTTGAGAGACAGGGTCGCAGCTTCAACCGGAGGGCGGTGTACACCTTCACCACTCCAGAGACCGTGCAGTGGATATTCCCGGACTCGGTGGTTAATGAGAAGTCATTCCTGTGCGAAACTTGTGCACAGGTCATCAGGAGCAAGTGCAAACGCAAAGCGACCGGGAAGCGGTCTATGTGGTTGAAACCGCCTGCAGCTAAACAG TCAGAGGtgagagacaagaagaagaaaggccGCAGGATGGGGAAGAAGAGCAAAGCGGCGCTGCTGGTGAGCAAGTCCTGCTACAAGGCGGCTTTCAAAATGCTCTGGTCTGCTAAAGGTGCCAGGAAGCCCATGATGGAGTTTTGGAGTAAGCAGTTgaaagaggag ATGAAGGCTCTTTCAAGACGGGCGGACAGTCCCTTTCATCAGAAGGTGTCAAACAGAAAGCCACTGTCATCGTTCCCCTGGCAGCGCTGTCTGAACTGGGCCCAGGACAAAGCTCCGCTTGTCACAACCTGCCTCCGCTCGCTCTTCCCCTGA
- the pdhb gene encoding pyruvate dehydrogenase E1 component subunit beta, mitochondrial, with product MALSLRCFLRSGKNAVSAVRQRGFHRSAPAALQVTVRDALNQAMDEEMERDDRVFLMGEEVAQYDGAYKVSRGLWKKYGDKRVIDTPISEMGFAGIAVGSAMAGLRPICEFMTFNFSMQAIDQVINSAAKTYYMSAGLQSVPIVFRGPNGASAGVAAQHSQCFAAWYAHCPGLKVVSPWNSEDAKGLLKSAIREDNPVVFLENELMYGVPFELTEESQSKDFTIPIGKAKIERQGNHVTMVSHSRFVGHCLDAAAVLAKEGIECEVINLRTIRPMDVECIETSVMKTNHLVTVEGGWPQFGVGAEICARIMEGPAFNYLDAPVTRVTGVDIPMPYAKILEDHSLPQIKDIIFSVKKTLNV from the exons ATGGCGCTGTCCCTGAGGTGCTTTCTCCGCTCAGGAAAA AATGCCGTGTCGGCTGTACGGCAGCGGGGATTTCATAGGAGCGCTCCGGCCGCTCTCCAG GTGACCGTCCGTGATGCCCTGAATCAGGCGATGGatgaggagatggagagggatGACCGGGTGTTCCTGATGGGGGAGGAGGTGGCTCAGTATGATGGAGCCTACAAG GTGAGCAGAGGTCTGTGGAAGAAGTACGGAGACAAACGTGTCATTGATACTCCGATCTCTGAG ATGGGCTTCGCTGGCATTGCAGTGGGATCTGCCATG GCCGGCCTAAGACCCATCTGTGAGTTCATGACCTTCAACTTCTCCATGCAAGCCATCGACCAGGTCATCAACTCTGCAGCAAAGACCTACTACATGTCAGCTGGTCTGCAGTCAGTGCCAATCGTCTTCAGAGGTCCCAATGGAGCGTCAGCGGGAGTCGCTGCACAACACTCGCAGTGCTTTGCTGCATG GTACGCTCACTGTCCCGGTCTGAAGGTTGTGAGTCCCTGGAACTCAGAAGATGCCAAAGGTCTCCTAAAATCAGCCATCAGAGAAGATAATCCAG TGGTTTTCCTGGAGAACGAGCTGATGTATGGCGTTCCCTTTGAGTTGACGGAGGAGTCACAGTCCAAAGACTTCACCATTCCCATCGGCAAGGCCAAGATCGAGAGACAAG GAAATCACGTCACCATGGTTTCTCATTCTCGGTTTGTTGGTCACTGTCTGGATGCTGCTGCCGTCCTCGCCAAGGAAGGAATCGAGTGTGAG GTGATCAACCTGCGGACCATCCGTCCTATGGATGTGGAGTGTATTGAGACCAGCGTGATGAAGACGAACCACCTGGTGACGGTGGAGGGCGGCTGGCCTCAGTTCGGGGTCGGAGCTGAGATCTGTGCAAGGATCATGGAAG gtcCTGCCTTCAACTACCTGGATGCTCCGGTCACCAGAGTGACTGGTGTCGACATCCCCATGCCGTACGCCAAAATCCTGGAGGACCACAGCCTGCCACAGATCAAAGACATCATCTTCTCTGTCAAAAAGACCCTCaatgtctga